One Methylocapsa sp. D3K7 DNA window includes the following coding sequences:
- a CDS encoding carboxypeptidase M32 has protein sequence MTKTAETKLAELKLRLLEISDLAGAGALLGWDQSTYMPRGGAPARARQGATLSKLAHEKSIDPALGKLLDELAPYADDLPYQSDEASLIRVARRDFEKAIKVPSAYVARASALGSSSYDAWTRARPANDFATMRPFLEQAVELSREYAGFFAPYQHVADPLIDAAEEGMTTASIRSLFAELRSELQPIVRAIAEQPVPSDGCLRGSFPETTQLDYSLLVVKQFGYDLDRGRLDKTHHPFCTKFSTGDVRITTRVDEKLFGDALFSTMHESGHALYEQGVATALDGTPLGSGTSVGVHESQSRLWENVVGRGRAFWEHFFPILQDRFPDQFRRTSFETFYRAINKVQRSLIRTDADEVTYNLHIMMRFDLELDLLEGSLRVKDLPEAWRARMRTDLGVTPDGDRDGCLQDVHWYAGSVGGGFQSYTIGNILSAQFYAAALNACPGIPAEIAKGKFGTLHGWLRKHLYEHGRKFQPGEVVMQATGGPMSIEPYLAYLRTKYGELYHLPPTGEGNRRASTGGR, from the coding sequence ATGACCAAGACGGCCGAGACCAAACTTGCGGAACTCAAACTCCGCCTGCTTGAAATCAGCGACCTGGCGGGCGCGGGAGCGCTGCTCGGCTGGGATCAGTCCACCTATATGCCAAGAGGTGGCGCTCCCGCGCGGGCTCGCCAGGGCGCGACGCTCAGCAAGCTTGCGCACGAGAAATCCATCGATCCGGCGCTCGGCAAATTACTCGACGAACTTGCGCCATATGCCGATGATCTACCTTATCAATCCGATGAGGCTAGCCTGATACGGGTCGCCCGCCGCGACTTCGAAAAGGCGATCAAAGTCCCAAGCGCCTATGTCGCCAGGGCCAGCGCCCTCGGCTCATCCTCTTATGATGCCTGGACGCGGGCACGGCCGGCGAACGACTTTGCAACCATGCGGCCGTTCCTGGAACAGGCCGTTGAACTTAGCCGTGAATATGCGGGTTTTTTTGCGCCCTATCAGCATGTTGCCGATCCGTTGATCGATGCCGCCGAGGAAGGTATGACGACAGCGTCTATCCGCTCGCTTTTTGCCGAACTCCGGAGCGAATTGCAGCCGATCGTGCGCGCCATCGCCGAACAGCCTGTCCCCAGTGACGGCTGCTTGCGTGGCTCATTCCCTGAGACGACGCAGCTGGATTATAGCCTTTTGGTGGTCAAGCAATTTGGCTATGACCTTGATCGCGGACGGCTCGACAAGACACATCATCCTTTTTGCACAAAATTCTCGACGGGGGACGTCCGGATCACAACCCGCGTTGACGAAAAGCTTTTCGGGGACGCACTGTTCTCCACCATGCACGAGTCCGGTCACGCGCTTTACGAGCAAGGCGTTGCCACCGCGCTCGATGGCACGCCGCTCGGATCGGGAACATCGGTCGGCGTGCACGAGAGCCAGTCGCGGCTTTGGGAAAATGTTGTCGGCCGTGGCCGTGCGTTTTGGGAGCATTTTTTCCCTATTTTGCAAGATCGTTTTCCTGATCAGTTCCGCCGGACAAGTTTCGAGACCTTTTACCGGGCGATCAACAAGGTGCAACGCTCCTTGATCCGCACGGATGCCGACGAGGTCACCTATAACCTCCACATTATGATGCGTTTCGACCTTGAGCTGGACTTGCTCGAAGGCAGTCTGCGCGTCAAGGATCTCCCCGAAGCTTGGCGTGCCCGAATGCGCACCGATCTCGGCGTTACGCCCGATGGCGATCGTGATGGCTGTCTGCAAGATGTGCATTGGTATGCGGGCAGCGTCGGCGGCGGATTTCAGAGCTACACCATAGGCAATATTCTCAGTGCGCAGTTTTATGCCGCCGCCCTCAACGCCTGTCCCGGCATCCCGGCCGAGATCGCGAAGGGGAAATTCGGAACCCTTCACGGCTGGCTCCGCAAGCACCTCTACGAGCATGGGCGTAAGTTCCAGCCGGGTGAGGTGGTCATGCAGGCGACGGGCGGCCCGATGAGCATCGAGCCCTATCTCGCGTATCTTCGTACCAAATATGGCGAGCTTTACCACTTACCGCCGACCGGCGAAGGCAATCGACGGGCAAGTACGGGCGGCCGTTAA
- a CDS encoding IS5 family transposase (programmed frameshift) has protein sequence MWTEQHRKIYQRVEKRYPSDMTDGEWVRLEPLIPPAKPGGRPRETNMREAINAILYLLRTGCPWRYLPREGFPPRSTVYNIFRNFQKAGTWDAIWERLHMDLREVMGREAIASAAIIDSRSLKSAEKGAVMTGLTGYDAGKKVKGRKIHALVDTQGLPMRIVIHSAGVQDRDGAAFVLDKIRNSFPWLELLWADSGYNAHQVDAAVAKVPSLRIEIVKRSDDMNGFVLLPRRWVVERTFSWFGRNRRLAKDWENLAATLQAFFALASIQIAIRRLAR, from the exons ATGTGGACTGAGCAGCACCGCAAGATTTACCAGCGGGTCGAGAAGCGTTATCCGAGCGATATGACAGATGGCGAATGGGTGCGTCTTGAACCATTGATCCCGCCCGCCAAACCCGGTGGGCGTCCGCGCGAAACCAATATGCGCGAAGCGATCAACGCCATTCTTTATCTCCTTCGCACCGGCTGCCCATGGCGTTATCTTCCTCGCGAGGGATTTCCGCCGCGCTCGACTGTCTACAATATCTTTCGCAACTTCCAGAAAGCTGGCACCTGGGACGCGATCTGGGAACGATTGCATATGGATTTGCGTGAAGTCATGGGGCGTGAAGCGATCGCCTCGGCCGCGATCATCGACAGTCGATCCTTGAAGTCGGCGGAAAAAGGGGCGGTCATGACCG GTCTGACCGGGTATGACGCCGGCAAGAAAGTGAAGGGACGCAAAATTCATGCGTTGGTCGATACGCAAGGTTTGCCGATGCGTATCGTCATTCATTCGGCGGGCGTCCAAGATCGTGATGGAGCCGCGTTCGTGCTCGATAAAATCCGCAACAGCTTCCCCTGGCTCGAACTCTTGTGGGCGGACAGCGGATACAACGCACATCAGGTTGACGCGGCGGTCGCGAAGGTTCCTTCGCTGCGCATTGAGATCGTCAAGCGCAGCGACGACATGAATGGCTTCGTCTTGCTGCCGCGCCGCTGGGTTGTCGAAAGAACCTTCTCATGGTTCGGGCGCAACCGCCGCCTCGCCAAGGATTGGGAAAATCTCGCCGCAACGCTTCAAGCCTTCTTCGCTCTCGCCTCGATCCAGATCGCCATCAGACGACTCGCCCGATAG